The segment tgaaatattaaattaatcctaTGCCCCATCCAAATCCACTCCACGCGTAAGTCGACAGCAACACTGACAATATGAGTGAATTTACTGTTCTATGACGCATGCAGTGACTTATGCAACCAGTGTGTCAGAGACAGTTTGTAACAAGAGGTAAGAACAGAACAATTACTGTAGGTTTTTGTGATTGATTCATCCATCTGAaggattattatttgtatttcttcATTTAATGAACTTTCATGGAACATctcatttggaaaaatgttcATTGATACGAAAagctttgcaaaaaataaaccattatCATTTTTGGCATCCTGAAATACACGCTCTTTATAGGGAATATATGTGTTTAAAGGATTATTTTGTGGAAATCTTCCTCATTTCTTATGCCACCTTACTTTAGATCCTCACTCCTTAGGCAACTCTTTTACAGTAACGACACAGGTAATAATTGCATTCAAAGTGCAGCGGAAATTGCTCTCCTCTGAAAGTTGAAAACATCTCATCTCGCATCTTTTGCTACGGTAAAAATTTCCACGGGTGGCAAATGACTTAACGCCAGAGTTGACACATTCCTCTGCCGGCGGTGcatttacacattttaaaatatacatgcAGGAGAAGTTTCTTTATGAAGGCGACGTTTTTGCCAGACGCCTCTGTGCCTGGAGTGCATTTTATGTGCACCATAGCAGCTATGGCGTTCACGATTTACGGCGCGAAAAGTGGTTTCGCTGCGATTGCAGCTCTcgctataaaatttaattttactcactTCTCACCGCGCGGCCGAAGCgacgagcgcgcgcgtgtgtggtCTCGATGCTGTCAGGCAGGACATTTACTtcgaattttatattatttcaattttcctttcactACTATATTGATGCGAGTGGGGTGGAACAATGTTggttattgaatttaaaatgtttcgcCGAGCGTGGATGGAATATGAAGGGGAATTATCGCTAAAAGCCTGGAGCGTCGCAACCTGCGCAACTTGCCAGCTCCGCGGGTTGCCTATTTTTACTGCCggcaaaacaaaatgaaaaaatgcgaTTGCTTTTacgaaattaaatcagaagtTGTGTCAAGCATTATAGTTATATTTCACGCCCTTGGGCCACAAGTACAGTGATTCCAATTAACGTTAACAGCTGTTTGCTGATTTATTTAGGCGTGCGGCAGCGAACTCACATTATCTCGGCGTTACGCACCCAATCATCGGCTGCAAACAATGCCTCTGCGCGTACGTGCTGCTCGTCGCGCAATTATAATTGACAGGCCAATAAATAGGGCTGAGAGCGCCTCGCAACGACCCCCTTGGGCCAGCTTGGCGTAAATGAGTTGACACATTTAGTGGGACGGCGTCAGTCTCGACGCATTCCAACAGCCACCGCGGCGCCACTCGCCGGCGCCGTAATACGTATCATGGGAGCAAAATTTcgtctaaaaattattgcgtgCAATAAAAAGAGAGATGTATATCTGCAAGACACAGATACGGAACAGGTGCTCGAAATTTGCCAGAGAAATCTGTTCTCCTTTcagaggaataaaatttaagactCGTATCGTGGATTCGAGCTTTCTCataaaacaaacattaattAGAACCAATTATGCCAATTAAAAGGAGAGCACCGTCAACTTTTTTGCATACTCCTGATTTCCAGAAACGATTACTGACTTGCCTCCGCTTGCAGATCTGGTTGCATGCTCTCGCAAGAGTTATACTTATCTCCCATCTTATCTTTCAACGATCGCCTTTATCTCGATCCGTGAATCTCTCCTCGCTTTTATACTTCTCTCTGGCCCCTGTTTTGCATACGCGCGCGCCTGCCACTGCTCTCGGCTCGGAATTCCAGTTCCTTTATATTTCTCTCGCGCAGTTGAACAAAGGAACGCGTTGCCTGCTCAAATATTGACAGCTTTTTATGCAAATAGAagcgcagccagccagcataTTATTACATCGGGCGTCACACCACTTTTGCAGTCGCATTCGCGAGCCATTTGAAATAGGTTTTGGTCTCTTTGATCTTGCACTGCTGCTGTGTTGTGTCCGCGCGCGTTTAATGCGAGTTTGACCGCATGCGGGCGCGCGTCCGCACAATCTCCCCTCGCCGCTCAATGTCACAATTGCGTGACAAACTTTTCCTGTTGTTTGGAAAAGTCAGTGGTTGAGACTCAAATAGCTATTCAATCAGTTTTTCCGCTcaaatcacattaaaaaaacaacaacataCTAGTCTaaagaatgaatttatttattcttcctcacaattctaataattttcaaacgcattaaaactacaaaatttaattcaatgtgCAAGCAGCTTAGCACTTTTTGTACCAATCATGATCATTGTACTCAGAAGATATTCAATTCTTGTGAGTTGATCTCCGCTGTTTCTGTTTCTGCTTTTCCTCTCTACCAAATGGATGGAAAGGGACGCCTGCGCCTGGCTGCTGAGGGAATCCAGCAGGGTTTCCTGCTGCGCctgacataaaatttaaagtataaatataTGGATTTTACTCTCACCACCGCCACCAGGAAAAAAGCCACCACCGCCAGGATATTGTCCGAAGCCTGCAAAGCAAAAGTCAATTCGTAACACAAGTGATACTTTAAACCGATATATACCAGGTTGATAGCCTCCGGGAGGAAAGCCGCCCCCTGGGCCACCTGTGaagaaaattggtaaaaataaataaataataccttGTTATTTACCTGGATATTGTCCTCCAGGCGCACCAAATTGTCCACCTTAAAGAGCAAAATCCCaagatatttgaaaaagttgAATTGCATGTTTAATTTGTATTCCGTTAACCTGGATAGCCTCCTTGCTGTTCACCCGGAAAAAATCCTGGCTGTCCACCTGGAAAGCCTCCTGGTTGTCCTCCTGGAAAACCTCCTGGTGGTCCTCCTGGAAAACCTCCTGGTGGTCCTCCTGGAAAGCCTCCAGGTTGTCCTCCTGGGAAGCCTCCTGGTTGTCCACCTGGAAAGCCCCCTGGTTGTCCTCCTGGAAAGCCTCCTGGTTGTCCACCTGGAAAGCCTCCTGGTTGTCCACCTGGAAAGCCTCCTGGTTGGAAGCCATCAGGACCTGGAAAACCTCCTGCTGGTCCACCTTGACCTGGGAATCCTCCAGGTGGTGGCAGACCAGGTTCAACGCCCCAGAACTGCTTGCCCTTGTCTCCAGAATCTTCCACAGCTTCATCCTGCATCGTAAATTTTGCCTTCTTATTATGGGTGTTGGCTGGAAGGCCAAGGGACAAGCCCAACAGAGTCCCAACTAACTGAAAGCAAATTTTGTTAGGGAATATAAAATCGGTCTAAAAGTGCGCGCTGCTACCAGGAGCGAATATTTTCGTTTCATGGTCGCAATTCAAGTGTGAATTTCGCggaaatttttcctcattttatgTTGTCTGCACGAAACACGTCAACCTTTCGAGGGAAATGCTGCGTggcttgatatttttgttatcaGTTCGCGACACCAATCACGAGTCGCACAAAAGGAActatatgttttaaaaagtgaCAGCGCACTTCCATCGGCAAGAAATTTGtcggaaaaaattgataacaaaAAAGCGCTTCctctataattaaaatattaagatagGAGAGAGCAagtcttttttttctttcaacaagTTGATATTCGTGAAACACCAACgcatttattgtattttatttatgggGAATTTTGACAGccttttaattgatttgcttCCGTATCATATCAACACATATTCACgattatttattgttcttATTATGCAACATTTCACACCTAAAACCGCTTATGATAGAGTTCCAACTTTCCACTAATTTTGAAGGACTTTATGATgcgccaaaatttgcagcccTGTGCAAACAGTTAATCAGGcgctcttcatttttttaattaacttttatgaATTAACTGTGCTGCACATTTCATGGTTGACTTaacattaattgttttttgtgaccatttccttttcattttttgcctttaatCTTGAGCATCAGTACAAAGCAAGGGACAACACTAAAACTCACTTAAAATCTGGCAGAGGGAGGAAATACCGTGCCACCGAACAGTCTTTCAGTGCGGATTGCATAATATCGTTCCACACTTTCAAAAAGCGAAAGTCAAACACGTTTTTTCTTATTTGGTACAGGCCACCGCGGCTGCTGGATCCTCGTCTAGGATGCTGTGCGGATTGTCACTGTGGTACTTGCACCCCATGCTCATtagtatttgttttttttttaaataaatccatttttatatgtttGGGGCCGAAAGAAGAGAGTTGGTGATTTTTACTTTGACCGGAATCAGTTTCTCAAGGCAGCTCTGTTGCCACCGGCTGGTTTACGAGATAAAGGAACATGAGCTTGGGCCGTcgttcaattcaattaaaaattatttttattctatttggtccgaaatatttgcaattagtATTGTATAATGCATCGAAacataattctaaaaaatagctcaaaattatgttaatcTTAGTGTCGTTAATCCATTGTATTTACCTTCTGACAAAAAGAAAGTGTAAGCGACCAATCTGGAactaaaatggtttaaaactGTTAATCCTATTATAGAACAAAACACAATGGATGGTTTAGTTAATACTTCAAGTGTATACTTTGCTCTCAGACCTCTATTAATATTGCGTAGTTGTTTAAAGTGGTAATAAAGTATTGTTATAATAATATAGAACTTGCTTCTTGACGAACTAAAAAAACCtcagaggaaaaaatgaaattgtgagGAGCAAAAGAATCAAAACGTGGCTTCTATCCTTGAACTAGATTTcgattatttgatttgtttcattgtatatattttttgacactctgtttttttttgtgaagaaACAAAACCACCTTTTTTACCTACttgtataataattatgcttcGATTATAAGTTAAACAAAAAGCACCAGCCGATAATAATTACTCATTGGATTGATTAATGTTCGTAAATAAATGtatgttttccaaaattaagtttatttttatttatttttccctcatTACAGGTTTTCGCTCATTCGTCCTTCCCGCCGCACGGTCACAACTTCAGTGAGGTGTATAGTTCAACAGTTGGCCGCAAGGTTGGGAGCGCTGGTCTTGTCCCTTAACAGATGACGAAGTGGGCAGGGCATGTGAATTTGCAGTTAGAATTGTTTACACGTCGGTCATCGGCCTGGACTAGCCCTTGGTGGACGTAGCAGGGCCCCTGAGGCCGCCATGTACTACCCCGTGGGCTGGCCGCGGGTGCTCAAACTGCCCCGGCGGCTGCTTTCGATCCGGCAAGTGGTCAACAACCGGGACAAGCTGCTCTACGCCGTCCTGTCAGACGACAGCCTCTCCATTTGGTTTTGCACGgtagaagaaaattattattatttgccctATTTTACAAGAAAGTCAACCCTTGTTCTCAGCCCTGCCTGCCCATCGTGACACACCGACGCGATGCCCACAATGTGGAGCAAGTGGGCTCGAACCTGCTGGTGCAGTGGAGGCCCGACTCGAGTATGCTGGTTGTCGCTGTAAGATTTCTTTCATAAAgggattataatttttactcttcacGGATGCCTTATACAATGCTGAGAAGTGGACATTAAGGCTCACtatgaagcaaaattaaattttatttgtagatATTAGGAAAGTAATCATCATGTCTTGTGGGGtcttaattaataatgtttttgtttctaCACTTTTAAAGGTTGTAAATATGGGACTAAACATAGAGCATAATTtggatatatatttattttctaatgacGAGGCTTGTTTCCAGACGTCCAAGGGCCACCTTTTGTTCTATGGGTTGTCCGTGTCGTCCGATTTCAAGGGTTTGTACGAGCAGCAGGACTCGCCGAGTCCCAACCTGCGCAGGGAGAGTGCCGAGCTTTATGTCAAAGAGGTTATACCCGCCCTTATGCTTACGCCTGTGAGTCCGCGGCTAGTATGTTCACGCTTTGGCTGCAAGTTTTTGCTTGACATTCCATTGCATTAAATAcgaatttgaaatattcacagGACTTCGCAGTGGATGTGAGCGCTGGTATCGCCAGCATCGTTTGCATTCGTGACGAGCTGATGGTGTCGACGACTAAGGGCCACGTCCTCAGGTACAGGTGGGACGGTTCCATGAACAGGGACTATTGCCTTGACCTGCGTAGAGTGCCCTTCTGCATTGACCAACAGGTTTCAAAGGGTAGATATTTAACAATGGGGGTTTTAAGATTGTGTGCTGAAATTGTTGCTCTTCTAGCTGAGCCGATCACTGACGATATTACCTTTATTTCCGAAATCGAATACTCGCCACTGGTTGGTGGGTTCGCTGCCGTCCTGAATGATGGTAGGGCGGCTTTCTTGACCGCTTACTCCTTGCAGTTTGATCCAAACGTATGTatccatttatttaatgattttaaaaaataatctatgtTCTTGCTGATAAAATTCTTTGATTTTGCAGCAAGTACAAGGAATTTGGGCACAGGGTCTTGAAGATGCAACTTGTGCCGCTCTCAACCACAAGCACAGACTGATCGCGTTTGGCCGTAAAAAGTGAGTCAATTTCATCcttgaaatttcatattttatttccgtCCCTGTacaatttattacaaattagaaAAGGCAACAAATCTTGCTTAAAACTTTGTTGTGTTGGGAAGCGCGCGAGTTGGAAGCAAGCgagtttttttcattaattcagagccatcttttttattgttgattgcTTTTCACGCTGCTGCGTTTATTACAAATTATGAAAGGCAACACATCTGACTGATCagcaatatttcaatttcttggttttttattgtttgagttttctgtcaacaatttttaaagaacgTAGTAGATATTgacttttaaaagaatttaaagatatttttccatttattatcatcatcaCTTCTTGCTTCATGCCATGATAAAAAGGATACTATAGTGTTGCCTAATGATTGAGAgaaagctgtttttttttcaatttctgacATCACTTATATGGAATGCCACAAGCCTTAATAgcaaaattacagaaaatattttggattatAAACCAACTCTCTCGAGCCTGACGGAGTGCATTTTTAGTTCGCAGTGCATTGTGTACTGCGTGGACGAGGTGACTGGTGGGCTAGAGGTGAGCCACCAGGTGGTGCTTTCGAGCAAAGACTTCCCCGGGGCGCCGGGCGCAGTAACATGCATGCGATGGACTCCAGATGGCTGCGCGCTGGCTGTTGCCTGGCAGGGTGGCGGCATCTCACTGTGGAGCACGTTCGGCTCGCTGCTCATGTGTTCCCTGGCGTGGGACCACGGCCTCAATGCGCCCATGTCCAGGATGCGCGTCTCCTCAATGGACTGGGCCTCCGAGGGCTATCAGTTGTGGATGGTCGAGAAAGCCGAGCCGCAAAACCGTCTCCTCCAGATGGACATGGTCAAGAGCCCGCAGACCGTCAACCCTTGCATGGTGAGCCCTGACACTGACACACGtcaaaatgcagaaaaaaatattttttgttaattagcAAAGCTCTGATAAGTTTcctttttctacaaaatttaaggCTACGTTTATCGAGGTGCTTATGCAGTGATTTAATTCCCCTGATTTGCAGAGTCAGCACGGGCAAGTGCATTTGCAAGGCGACGATCGGCTGCTAGTGCACCTGGGTGACTCGCGGGCCAAGGCGTATAAGCCAAGTGTCTCACCTGTGTCCGTCGACGCGTCGCCGCAGTCGGCGCCTGACTCAGCTGCCTTCACGGCTAGCAAGCAGTGGGTCGTGGTCACCATTCCACACACATATTCGTCCACTAACTGGCCGATCAGAGTAATTACTAAAGTCTCGCCTGTGATTGGTCCTGATTGGTGTCTTGATTTCAGTATTCTGCCGTCGACGCTGAGGGTCAAAACGTGGCAATCGCCGGTAGAACAGGGTTTGCTCACTACTCGCTGTTGCACCGGAAGTGGAAGCTATTTGGAAACGAGACGCAGGAGAAGGATTTTGTCGTAACCGGAGGCATCCTCTGGTGGCATTCATACATTATTTTAGGCTGCTACAACCTCGTCCAAAGCCGAGATGAAGTGAGTGTTGTGTTGtcttttaatacatttttagacTTCAGTTAATTTCGCCTCTTGCAGATCCGAATTTACCCTAAAGAGACTCGGCTGGCAGACAACTTTGCCAAGATTGAAAAGGCCGATGCGCAAGTGCTGATTTTGAATTCGTTTCGAGACCGGCTCGTCACTTTCTGCTCTGACAGTTTGATTACCATCTACAGTCTAGTGATGCAACAAGGTAATGCTTAATCTCATGCCTCTTgtgaaatatcaattttttatctaccAAAACTCCTTTTGCATTGGAATTTGCTCTTTTATGATTTTGCAATTGAAAGATCTAATCTTTGCTTCAATCCTGGAAAcatgctaaaattttattgctttgatttgggagaaaattaaaaccttccaGTCAAGTCCTAACAAAATCGCATTCATTCACTCATTCATTTTTGCTAGTGTCAAGCTACTAACTTTTGTTTCAAAGGTTCAAACAACGTCGACCTGGTCCACCTGCAGGCCATCGACATCAACGCTCTGTGTGTGCATCCAGCCTGCGTTGTGTCCATCACGTTGACGTGCCTGCGCACAGAGAGCTGCGTTGGCAACAAGCGGGAGCAGGCTGAGAGTTTGATTGTCAATGTCAGCGGCCGGCTGCTGCTCGTGCAGCAGGTCTGCGCCTCCCCTGAAGGAGAGAACAGCAGCACTACCCTGGTTTGTTAACCATCTTTGATAATTTACCGTTGGATTTTTCCTGTCCAATGTTGAGTTTATTTTGCTGTTTCTTTGTATCTCTTTGTGCGATTAAAGGGATTGAAAAGAGAACAATCATGCTAtggcaaatttttatgaaaaggaaaaattttctcttgcacACACTTCGAGCCACTTTTTTCATTATGTCTTgtgcaattttctttaatttcagtGCACACCGACTGTATTGGCGTCCTGCGTCGAAAGCGTGTGGATGCCGATGAAAAGCAAGCGTGACAAGCCCCACCTGACTGAGGCTCTGTGGCTTTATTGCGGAGCTCACGGCATGCGAGTGTGGCTGCCTCTTTTCCCCAGAGACGGTGACAAAGCCCACACTTTTATGAACAAAAGGATAATGCTCCCGTTCCAACTTAGGATATATCCTCTCGGTAAATTTAGTTCGAAAATAGCATTGATAGTGTGGGGATAATTtcctgcaaaattattaattgccaACTGTAGGTATGCATTGACTTATTCTGATATCTTGCAGCCATACTGTTTGAAGATGCTATAATACTCGGTGCTGAAAATGACACGGTGCTATACAGCTCTGATTCTTCGTCGTACTTTTCTCTTCCATTCTGCCTGATTCAAAGAACGGTGCGTGAAAgtcttcaatttttccattcccGTGCTAACTTGCTGAAAACAGAGTCAAGTCTATCTGCACCAAATCTTGCGGCAGCTGATTCGAAGGAACCTTGGCTCCCACGCTTGGGAAATCGCTAGATCGTGCACAAACCTGCCCTATTTTCCACACGCACTGGAGCTTTTGCTGCACGAGGTAGGTTCAAAATCACTCGTTTTAGCCTGAATGTGAACACCAAACAATTCAGAGGTTATTTGAACCAGAATAGAATGAGGGAAAGTGTGGCTGTTTAGTGGTTCAGCGCACTTTCAATATTTCTGCATCgcggatatttattttttgtgccaaaagGTGCTGGAGGAGGAGGCGACCAGCAAGGGACCCATTCCAGACGCGCTGTTGCCCAGTGTAGTCGCGTTCATCCGGGAGTTCCCGGTCTACCTGCAGACGGTTGTGCAGTGTGCGCGCAAGACTGAGGTCGCCCTCTGGCCCTACCTATTCTCAGCGGCTGGTAAGCCGAAGGAGCTGTTCCAGCACTGCCTGCAGAAGGAGCAACTAGAGACTGCTGCCTCCTACCTCTTAATCCTGCAGGTTTGTACTCCATCATGACCTTTATCTTATAACTCACTTTAACCTTGTTTCTAGAATCATAAACGCCTGAACGTAtgatttaaatacttttttctaaatttgaaattatttacataattcTGACAAAtggttaataaatttaattgacagAATTTGGAGCCGAGTGTGGTCAGTCGGCAGTATGCGACTCTTTTGCTGGACACTGCGCTGCAGCACAACAAGTGGGAGCTGGCCAAGGATCTCGTTAGATTCCTTCGTGCTATCGGTAAAGTATTGAGTCAAATATAGTTACCGTTTATATATTGCTAAATCTGGCAGAATGaaaactagaaaataaaatctcgtGGATTTTGGTCTGTTATATACCTTCCATTTGATgccattattttataataaagagTCAAAGAGAGAAATTCATGAAGAAATCAACAGTTCTGAATTTCTGAGATCAGATTGCATaggtgcatttttttaaattggccatttttgtggaaaaaactatatgacattataaaataggatttttggAACATGTTGGTCTTGCATGTTTATTTTCCTAGCATCAGCCAGGAGATAATAGccaagttttttaaattaattcaaatcaaaccGCTtagcactttaatttttttcattggaGTAAACATGATCATATAGCTATAATAATGGCTGTTGTCACGCAGATCCCAACGACGTAGAGTTGCCTCGACAGCCGATGCTGGCGGCAAGCAAGTACGGGATGGCGCAGTCTCCGCCAGTGAGCCCTCACGAGGAGGACCTGTCGCTGGTGCTGGGTACGCTGCAAGTGGCGCGAAGCCGCACGTACAgcgcgacggcggcggcggtaaaCACGGCCAAGGTGCCTGACGCAACGAGCAACTCGAATCCTGGCACTGGCTCGCCGCACCCGAAGAAAACGGAGGTGCTGTTGCGCTCGAGCAGCAGTGTTGGCGAGGCCAGCAACCACAACACGGCCAGTGGCGTCGCCGGCAGCGGCGGCCCCGGGACGTCGCGCACGCGGAAGAAGTCGGCGCCGTCTGGCCGTCGTGACAGCACGTCGAGCAGCGCAGCTGCCGAAGATTTCTTCATTGACACCATCCTGCAGCGGCACGCGTGCCGCCTGCTCACCGACAAACGGCTGCGCGATCTCGGCCAGTTTGCCGCACACCTTGACTTCCATCTCGTCACATGGCTCTCGTCTGAGCGGCACCAGGCGGCTCGCGTCGATGACTTTGTCGAGACGCTGCGACACCTGCACCAAGATTTCAGCTGGCCCTACCCGGCCGGTGCTATCAACTTccaggtaaaatttaaactttgaaattgCTTCTACCATAATGGAATGGAGCATCTCCTAGGCTGACATTGCCATATAATTTTTGGCACATCCTGTTAAATAAGAACATTACATAACTTCGAAAATCTCAAGAGTATGTTTCAAGCATTTTAGGAGAGATAATAACTGCTTTTAAGCTGAAAACtgtgtttttaatattcataaaaacgTTCTTGCGctttccgaaaaaattaattactttaaagtattataaataaaaatttattgcgaaaaAGTCTGTCCAAAtttcaaatggcaaaaatgGAGCTAGGTCACTCAGATattcatatatattaattaatttaaaataaccattATTGGATGAAAACTGACTTCACAAgccgattttaattgaattaacatGTTAAATCCTTTAAAAACCTCTCTTGCATAGACCTTCATATCACGCTAACTTGACTAAAATGTTCACCTTTCTATCATTGAAGAAAGGATTCATTGATTAAAACGTAGCTTGCTAATAATGTTCTTGaattaatgattatttaaaacctAGTTggttgaaataacaaaataaccagatacatttttgaaatttttatttgctgttGATTACATTTCATATTTATCCAATCCGTTTCTGATAATTCAGACAAAAAAGCGACCAATTGCAAGGAAATTTTCTACGCAGGGGTACCCTCCGCTTCCGTCTCAAGCGACGACGAGGAAGACGTCCGGCTCAGGCTCGTCGGGTCGCTCGTTCCCCGCGTCGCCCAGCGTGGAGGATCGACTGAAGCTGTTGACGCTCGACATCCTCAAGGGCAATCATGGCCGCGTGCACGACTCTGGCTACATCAGCAACACCAGCACCAACCCCATTCCGCCGTCATGGGGTCAGAACGTGTCCACCGACTCGAGCATGCACACCGTCGAGGCGAGATTGCAACCACACCGCGGACAGGGTCAGTT is part of the Cloeon dipterum chromosome 1, ieCloDipt1.1, whole genome shotgun sequence genome and harbors:
- the LOC135934092 gene encoding uncharacterized protein LOC135934092 isoform X3, with translation MKLWKILETRASSSGALNLVCHHLEDSQVKVDQQEVFQVLMASNQEAFQVDNQEAFQVDNQEAFQEDNQGAFQVDNQEASQEDNLEAFQEDHQEVFQEDHQEVFQEDNQEAFQVDSQDFFRVNSKEAIQVDNLVRLEDNIQVAQGAAFLPEAINLASDNILAVVAFFLVAVETLLDSLSSQAQASLSIHLVERKSRNRNSGDQLTRIEYLLSTMIMIGTKSAKLLAH
- the LOC135934092 gene encoding uncharacterized protein LOC135934092 isoform X2 is translated as MKLWKILETRASSSGALNLVCHHLEDSQVKVDQQEVFQVLMASNQEAFQVDNQEAFQVDNQEAFQEDNQGAFQVDNQEASQEDNLEAFQEDHQEVFQEDHQEVFQEDNQEAFQVDSQDFFRVNSKEAIQVDNLVRLEDNIQVAQGAAFLPEAINLASDNILAVVAFFLVAVQETLLDSLSSQAQASLSIHLVERKSRNRNSGDQLTRIEYLLSTMIMIGTKSAKLLAH
- the LOC135934092 gene encoding uncharacterized protein LOC135934092 isoform X1, translating into MKLWKILETRASSSGALNLVCHHLEDSQVKVDQQEVFQVLMASNQEAFQVDNQEAFQVDNQEAFQEDNQGAFQVDNQEASQEDNLEAFQEDHQEVFQEDHQEVFQEDNQEAFQVDSQDFFRVNSKEAIQVDNLVRLEDNIQVAQGAAFLPEAINLASDNILAVVAFFLVAVAQQETLLDSLSSQAQASLSIHLVERKSRNRNSGDQLTRIEYLLSTMIMIGTKSAKLLAH
- the LOC135934092 gene encoding uncharacterized protein LOC135934092 isoform X4 — its product is MKLWKILETRASSSGALNLVCHHLEDSQVKVDQQEVFQVLMASNQEAFQVDNQEAFQVDNQEAFQEDNQGAFQVDNQEASQEDNLEAFQEDHQEVFQEDHQEVFQEDNQEAFQVDSQDFFRVNSKEAIQVDNLVRLEDNIQVAQGAAFLPEAINLASDNILAVVAFFLVAVPGAGVPFHPFGREEKQKQKQRRSTHKN